Proteins encoded within one genomic window of Dictyoglomus sp.:
- a CDS encoding N-acetyltransferase, translated as MSDEKKYFVHESSYVDEPVEIGEGTKIWHFCHILPYTTIGKNCVIGQNVMIGPRVKIGNNVKIQNNVSIYEGVELEDDVFCGPSCVFTNVINPRAFIERKSEFKKTIVKKGATIGANATIICGVTIGEYAFVGAGAVVTKDVPPYALVVGVPARQVG; from the coding sequence ATGTCTGATGAGAAAAAATATTTTGTGCATGAAAGCTCATATGTAGATGAACCAGTAGAGATAGGAGAAGGAACCAAGATTTGGCATTTTTGCCATATACTACCTTATACCACCATAGGGAAAAATTGTGTAATAGGACAAAATGTAATGATAGGACCAAGGGTAAAAATAGGTAATAATGTAAAAATTCAGAATAATGTCAGTATATATGAAGGAGTAGAATTAGAAGATGACGTATTTTGTGGACCATCCTGTGTCTTTACAAATGTTATAAATCCAAGAGCATTTATAGAAAGAAAAAGTGAATTTAAAAAGACAATTGTAAAAAAAGGTGCTACAATAGGAGCAAATGCAACTATTATTTGTGGAGTAACTATTGGAGAATATGCATTTGTGGGAGCTGGAGCTGTGGTTACAAAAGATGTACCTCCTTATGCACTTGTAGTGGGGGTTCCTGCAAGGCAAGTGGG